One Paraburkholderia caffeinilytica DNA segment encodes these proteins:
- a CDS encoding MFS transporter gives MLGIGLVNMLVALDQTVVSTALPSIVAELHGFEYYAWIASAYLLASVVTVPVFGRLGDYFGRKRFVIAAVITFTVASVLCGVANDMLFLVIARGLQGVGGGMMVGTAFASIPDLFPDPRARVRWQVVMAAAYGIGTAAGPSLGGWMSEHWGWRSTFLINLPVGAAALYFVWAHLPNFQRPHEGEVKIDWLGAALVAAVLGGLQAFIEAVPKDGLTPGNLALAAFVTVGAIALLACEKRATHPIVPLDLFKDARLVTLFVLGFLSGFVMFSLIFFAPLLLQGGFGLSPQQAGLLATPIAACIALGSLLNTRIVIHLKKPTRILSTGFALLLFAAIALAFANPDTPHVWIEVPMAAVGIGLGFILNNLNVFGQEIAGRERFGITTALLQSTRMVGGMLGTSIVATVVQHHYRDVVTRTMSVLGEPAASQWRPRFVDLRILIDETLRQKLIADMKPSGLNTLALIDTARDALVQSIHIGVWLTAVAALAAALLVQRISHVVFRRS, from the coding sequence ATGCTCGGCATCGGCCTCGTCAACATGCTGGTCGCACTCGACCAGACCGTCGTCAGCACCGCGCTGCCGTCGATTGTCGCCGAACTGCATGGCTTCGAGTACTACGCGTGGATTGCCAGCGCGTATCTGCTGGCGTCGGTGGTGACGGTTCCCGTGTTCGGCCGTCTCGGCGACTATTTCGGCCGCAAGCGTTTCGTGATCGCCGCGGTCATCACGTTCACCGTGGCGTCAGTGCTCTGCGGCGTAGCGAACGACATGCTGTTCCTCGTGATCGCACGCGGCTTGCAAGGGGTCGGCGGCGGGATGATGGTCGGCACGGCGTTCGCGTCGATCCCCGATCTCTTCCCCGATCCGCGCGCACGCGTGCGCTGGCAAGTGGTGATGGCGGCCGCGTACGGGATCGGCACCGCGGCGGGTCCGTCGCTGGGCGGCTGGATGAGCGAGCATTGGGGTTGGCGCTCCACCTTCCTGATCAATCTGCCGGTCGGCGCCGCGGCGCTCTATTTCGTCTGGGCGCATCTGCCCAATTTCCAGCGTCCGCACGAGGGCGAGGTCAAGATCGACTGGCTGGGCGCGGCGCTGGTCGCCGCCGTGCTGGGCGGCCTGCAGGCTTTCATCGAAGCCGTGCCGAAAGACGGTCTGACGCCCGGCAACCTGGCGCTGGCGGCCTTCGTGACCGTGGGCGCCATCGCGTTGCTGGCGTGCGAAAAACGCGCCACGCATCCGATCGTTCCGCTCGACCTGTTCAAGGATGCGCGACTCGTCACGCTCTTCGTACTCGGCTTCCTGTCCGGCTTCGTGATGTTCTCGCTGATCTTCTTCGCACCGCTGCTGTTGCAAGGCGGCTTCGGGCTGTCGCCGCAACAGGCGGGCCTGCTCGCGACGCCGATTGCCGCGTGCATTGCGCTCGGCAGTCTGTTGAATACGCGCATCGTCATTCACCTGAAGAAGCCCACGCGGATTCTGTCGACCGGTTTCGCGCTGCTGCTGTTCGCCGCGATCGCATTGGCGTTCGCCAATCCGGACACACCGCACGTGTGGATCGAAGTGCCGATGGCGGCCGTCGGCATCGGCCTGGGTTTCATCCTGAACAATCTGAACGTATTCGGCCAGGAGATTGCCGGGCGCGAACGCTTCGGCATCACGACGGCGCTACTGCAGTCCACGCGAATGGTGGGTGGGATGCTCGGCACCAGCATTGTCGCAACCGTGGTGCAGCATCACTACCGCGACGTCGTCACGCGCACGATGAGCGTGCTCGGCGAGCCGGCCGCCTCGCAATGGCGGCCGCGCTTCGTCGATCTGCGCATCCTGATCGACGAAACGTTACGCCAGAAGCTGATTGCGGATATGAAACCCTCGGGGCTCAATACGCTGGCGCTGATCGACACGGCACGCGATGCACTGGTGCAGTCGATTCATATCGGTGTGTGGCTGACGGCGGTGGCGGCCCTGGCGGCCGCGCTGCTCGTGCAGCGCATTTCGCACGTTGTGTTTCGCCGCAGTTGA
- a CDS encoding DUF2844 domain-containing protein: MIISQFRMLVVAAASLATVAPAYAGLGGAPTYPVTASSTSAGAASVGGSAVARFAASANAASSAYTVSQTTLPSGTVVNEYIAAGNTVFALSWEGPTMPPLNTLLATYFPSYVQGLTDAHAAQGGGYGAAVVHQSALVVETGGHMGAFAGRAYLPQALPQGVSADDIK; the protein is encoded by the coding sequence ATGATAATCAGCCAATTTCGAATGCTCGTGGTGGCCGCGGCCTCGCTCGCCACGGTCGCTCCGGCGTATGCAGGGTTAGGCGGCGCACCGACCTACCCCGTCACCGCCAGCAGTACCAGCGCAGGGGCGGCCAGCGTGGGCGGCAGCGCGGTGGCCCGCTTCGCGGCAAGCGCCAATGCGGCCTCTTCGGCCTACACCGTGAGTCAGACCACGCTCCCGTCGGGCACGGTCGTGAACGAGTACATCGCGGCGGGCAACACCGTGTTCGCGCTGAGCTGGGAAGGTCCGACCATGCCGCCGCTCAATACACTGCTCGCCACTTACTTCCCGTCTTATGTGCAGGGACTTACCGACGCGCACGCAGCGCAAGGCGGCGGCTATGGGGCAGCCGTCGTGCATCAGTCGGCTCTGGTTGTCGAGACAGGCGGCCATATGGGCGCCTTCGCGGGTCGGGCCTATCTCCCGCAAGCGCTGCCGCAAGGCGTCAGCGCCGACGACATCAAGTAA
- a CDS encoding FadR/GntR family transcriptional regulator, whose translation MSSLTEKVVATLSDEIRRGSLRPGDRIPTEVAMMKQLSVSRSVVREAISRLQAAKVVETRHGIGTFVLEPATEQSMQLPAADLSSMLDVMAIIEFRIDVEAASAALAATRRTEQNLKQIRGALERFESELERGSTDTLAHDIEFHLQIARASGNRYFFDVLSQLGRAVSPRTRLGSAEIAELDHIEHLRNVLSEHQMIYRAIERQDADDARAAMRMHLSNSRERLRRAHALSKAGG comes from the coding sequence ATGAGCAGCCTAACTGAGAAGGTGGTGGCCACCCTTTCCGATGAAATCCGCCGCGGCAGCCTGCGGCCGGGGGACCGCATCCCGACGGAAGTCGCGATGATGAAGCAGCTCTCGGTGAGCCGCTCCGTGGTTCGCGAGGCGATCTCGCGCCTGCAGGCGGCCAAGGTGGTCGAGACGCGTCACGGCATCGGCACGTTCGTTCTGGAGCCCGCCACGGAGCAGTCCATGCAACTGCCGGCCGCCGACCTCTCCAGCATGCTGGACGTGATGGCGATCATCGAATTCCGCATCGACGTCGAGGCCGCCTCGGCCGCGCTCGCGGCCACGCGGCGCACCGAGCAGAATCTCAAGCAGATTCGCGGCGCGCTGGAGCGCTTCGAGTCCGAACTCGAGCGGGGAAGTACCGACACGTTGGCGCACGACATCGAGTTTCATCTGCAGATCGCGCGCGCCAGCGGCAATCGCTATTTCTTCGATGTGCTCAGTCAACTCGGCCGCGCGGTGAGCCCGCGCACGCGGCTCGGCAGCGCCGAGATCGCGGAACTCGACCATATCGAGCACCTGCGCAATGTGCTCAGCGAGCATCAGATGATCTATCGGGCGATCGAACGCCAGGACGCCGACGACGCGCGTGCCGCGATGCGCATGCATCTGAGCAACAGCCGCGAAAGACTTCGGCGCGCGCACGCGTTGAGCAAGGCGGGCGGCTGA
- a CDS encoding AtuA-related protein produces MKLRELAHSRTGDKGNTLNISVICYDAKHYEHLRAVLTAERVKAHLSDVVRGEVVRYELPGIAAFNFVLGDALGGGVTRSLALDAHGKSLSSALIGLDVEEPAP; encoded by the coding sequence ATGAAACTACGTGAGCTTGCTCATTCGCGGACCGGCGACAAGGGCAATACGCTGAACATCTCGGTCATCTGCTATGACGCAAAGCACTACGAGCATTTGCGCGCGGTGTTGACGGCGGAACGGGTCAAGGCGCATCTGAGCGACGTGGTGCGCGGCGAAGTCGTGCGCTATGAACTGCCCGGCATTGCCGCATTCAACTTCGTACTCGGTGATGCGCTCGGCGGAGGCGTGACGCGTTCGCTTGCGCTCGACGCGCACGGCAAATCGCTGAGTTCGGCGTTGATCGGGCTGGATGTCGAAGAGCCCGCTCCGTAG
- the gudD gene encoding glucarate dehydratase, with protein sequence MSTNSSQSNATPIVTELRVVPVAGRDSMLMNLSGAHGPFFTRNIVILRDSAGHTGVGEVPGGESIRKTIDDARALVVGQSIGNLQAILNKVRTQFADRDAGGRGLQTFDLRTTIHAVTALEAALLDLLGQHLGVPVAALLGEGQQRDEVEMLGYLFYIGDRKKTDLPYESGAEGRDDWERVRTEEAMTPEAVVRLAEAAQARYGFNDFKLKGGVLAGDAEIEAVTALAERFPNARVTLDPNGAWSLAEAVRLCRDQHDVLAYAEDPCGAENGYSGREVMAEFRRATGLPTATNMIATDWRQMGHAIQLQSVDIPLADPHFWTMQGSVRVAQMCNEWGLTWGSHSNNHFDISLAMFTHVAAAAPGKITAIDTHWIWQDGQRLTREPLRIVGGKVKVPQAAGLGVELDMDEIEKAHALYQQHGLGARDDGVAMQYLIPNWKFDNKRPCLVR encoded by the coding sequence ATGTCCACGAACTCATCCCAATCGAACGCTACGCCGATCGTGACCGAGCTGCGCGTCGTGCCTGTCGCCGGCCGTGACAGCATGCTGATGAATCTGAGCGGCGCGCATGGCCCGTTCTTCACGCGCAACATCGTCATCCTGCGCGATAGCGCCGGGCATACCGGGGTCGGCGAAGTGCCGGGCGGCGAGAGCATCCGCAAGACGATCGACGACGCGCGTGCGCTGGTTGTCGGTCAGTCGATCGGCAATCTTCAAGCGATCCTGAACAAAGTGCGCACGCAGTTCGCCGACCGCGACGCCGGCGGGCGCGGTCTGCAGACTTTCGATCTGCGCACCACCATTCACGCGGTGACCGCACTCGAAGCCGCGCTGCTCGATCTGCTCGGGCAGCATCTGGGCGTCCCGGTTGCGGCACTGCTCGGCGAAGGCCAGCAACGCGACGAAGTGGAAATGCTCGGCTACCTGTTCTATATCGGCGACCGCAAGAAAACCGACCTGCCCTACGAGAGCGGCGCGGAAGGGCGCGACGACTGGGAGCGCGTGCGCACTGAAGAAGCCATGACGCCCGAAGCGGTGGTGCGGCTCGCCGAGGCAGCGCAAGCGCGTTACGGCTTCAACGATTTCAAGCTCAAGGGTGGCGTACTGGCCGGCGACGCCGAGATCGAAGCGGTGACCGCACTCGCGGAACGTTTCCCCAACGCGCGCGTCACGCTCGACCCGAATGGCGCATGGTCGCTCGCGGAAGCGGTGCGTTTGTGCCGCGATCAGCACGACGTGCTCGCTTACGCGGAAGATCCCTGCGGCGCGGAAAACGGCTACTCGGGCCGCGAGGTGATGGCCGAATTCCGTCGCGCGACCGGTTTGCCGACGGCGACCAACATGATCGCTACCGACTGGCGCCAGATGGGTCACGCGATCCAGTTGCAGTCAGTGGACATTCCGCTGGCCGATCCGCACTTCTGGACCATGCAGGGTTCGGTGCGCGTGGCGCAGATGTGCAACGAGTGGGGCTTGACCTGGGGCTCGCATTCGAACAATCACTTCGACATTTCGCTCGCGATGTTCACGCATGTCGCGGCGGCGGCGCCCGGCAAGATCACGGCGATCGACACGCACTGGATCTGGCAGGACGGTCAGCGCCTGACGCGCGAGCCGCTGCGGATCGTCGGCGGCAAGGTCAAGGTGCCTCAGGCCGCCGGCCTCGGTGTCGAGCTGGATATGGACGAGATCGAGAAGGCGCACGCGCTGTATCAGCAGCACGGCCTCGGTGCGCGCGACGACGGCGTGGCCATGCAGTATCTGATTCCGAACTGGAAGTTCGATAACAAGCGCCCATGTCTGGTGCGTTGA
- a CDS encoding CitMHS family transporter: protein MLPLLGLATIVVLLGAILSKRMSPLVALIIVPLAASLIGGFGFQTSKFVIDGLKSLAPVVGMFVFAILYFGTITDAGTLDPIIDRILRAVGTRPTRIVMGTTLLALLIHLDGSGAVCFLVTIPAMLPLYDRLKMDRRVLAAAVSMAAGINFLPWTGPMIRASASLHLPVSALFNPLIPVQLIGLVFVFGMAFWLGRREEKRLGLTAASGSAPMPKRELTPEEQALRRPKNFWFNIVLTLVVLGTMVVMGEKIPPAIMFMVGLCIALMVNYPNVDMQRKRIDAHARAALMMAGILLAAGVFTGVMQGSGMLKAMAHAAVGFVPPAMAGHIPVALGLMSMPLSMLFDPDSFYFGVLPVIAEVAGQLGVPAVHVGQAALLGQMTTGFPVSPLTPATFLVVGLCGIDLADHQKFTFPLLFGASIVMTIACVALGIFSL from the coding sequence ATGCTGCCATTGCTGGGGCTAGCCACCATCGTCGTGCTACTCGGCGCGATTCTGTCGAAACGGATGTCGCCGCTGGTGGCGCTCATCATCGTGCCGCTCGCCGCTTCGCTGATCGGCGGATTCGGTTTTCAGACAAGCAAATTCGTGATCGACGGACTCAAGAGCCTGGCGCCCGTCGTCGGCATGTTCGTGTTCGCGATTCTGTACTTCGGCACCATTACCGACGCCGGCACGCTCGATCCGATCATCGACCGCATTCTGCGCGCTGTCGGCACGCGGCCCACGCGGATCGTGATGGGCACCACCTTGCTTGCGCTGCTGATTCATCTCGACGGTTCCGGCGCGGTGTGCTTTCTCGTCACGATTCCCGCGATGCTGCCGCTCTACGATCGTCTGAAGATGGATCGGCGCGTGCTGGCCGCAGCGGTTTCGATGGCCGCCGGCATCAATTTTCTGCCGTGGACGGGGCCGATGATCCGCGCGTCGGCCTCGCTGCATCTGCCGGTTTCCGCTTTGTTCAATCCGTTGATTCCCGTGCAGTTGATCGGCCTGGTGTTCGTCTTCGGCATGGCGTTCTGGCTCGGACGGCGCGAGGAAAAGCGGCTCGGCCTCACCGCCGCGAGCGGTTCCGCACCGATGCCCAAACGCGAGCTGACACCCGAAGAGCAAGCCTTGCGCCGGCCGAAAAACTTCTGGTTCAACATCGTCCTGACGCTCGTCGTGCTCGGCACGATGGTCGTGATGGGCGAGAAGATTCCGCCGGCCATCATGTTCATGGTCGGGCTGTGCATCGCGTTGATGGTGAACTATCCGAACGTCGACATGCAGCGCAAGCGGATCGACGCGCACGCACGGGCTGCGTTGATGATGGCCGGCATCCTGCTGGCGGCCGGCGTGTTCACCGGCGTGATGCAGGGCAGCGGCATGCTGAAGGCCATGGCACACGCGGCAGTCGGCTTCGTGCCGCCCGCGATGGCGGGCCACATCCCCGTCGCGCTCGGGTTGATGTCGATGCCGCTCAGCATGCTGTTCGATCCAGACTCGTTTTACTTCGGCGTGCTGCCGGTGATCGCCGAAGTGGCCGGCCAGCTCGGCGTGCCCGCCGTGCATGTCGGCCAGGCCGCGCTGCTTGGCCAGATGACCACCGGCTTTCCGGTCAGCCCGCTGACGCCGGCGACTTTCCTGGTGGTCGGCCTGTGCGGCATCGATCTCGCCGACCATCAGAAATTCACGTTCCCTCTACTGTTCGGCGCGTCGATCGTCATGACGATTGCCTGCGTCGCGCTGGGGATATTCTCGTTGTGA
- a CDS encoding LysR family transcriptional regulator yields the protein MDLNLRDIRAFIAVAQTGSFTRAATRLHLSQPALTVQIRRLEETVGLRLFDRNSRNVALTPTGRELLPLLQKSLHDMEHVLIDARALGEGSSGTVRIACLPTFAASVLPELVQDLKKTVPRVSFHVRDVVASMVNTLVRSEEVDIGLTGGELGDAGFEVLHAGIDRLVAVFPKRHALARRKRITLADLAGVPLVLTAQGTSVRAVVDSAFADAHAMPEIACEPTYMMSAVAMVRAGLGVTILPASAREVRAEPELIVRPVDDPAFTRPIALIKKRGKTLPPVTETFVAVLIDKLGKISTSGQA from the coding sequence ATGGATCTGAACCTTCGGGACATTCGCGCGTTTATCGCCGTGGCGCAAACGGGCAGTTTCACGCGCGCGGCCACGCGCCTGCATCTTTCTCAACCCGCCTTGACGGTGCAAATACGCCGTCTGGAGGAGACGGTCGGCCTGCGTCTTTTCGATCGCAACAGCCGCAACGTCGCGTTGACACCGACCGGCCGCGAACTGCTGCCGCTGCTGCAAAAGTCCCTGCATGACATGGAGCACGTGCTGATCGACGCGCGTGCGCTCGGCGAAGGCTCGAGCGGCACGGTGCGGATCGCGTGCTTGCCCACTTTCGCGGCGAGCGTATTGCCGGAACTCGTGCAGGACCTGAAGAAGACGGTTCCGCGCGTGAGCTTTCATGTGCGCGACGTGGTCGCCAGCATGGTCAACACGCTGGTACGCAGCGAAGAAGTGGATATCGGTCTGACCGGCGGCGAGCTGGGCGACGCTGGCTTCGAGGTGCTGCATGCGGGCATCGACCGGTTGGTGGCCGTGTTTCCGAAGCGCCATGCGCTGGCACGCCGCAAGCGCATCACGCTGGCCGACCTTGCAGGCGTCCCGCTCGTGCTCACCGCGCAAGGCACGAGTGTGCGGGCGGTGGTCGACAGCGCGTTTGCAGACGCTCACGCCATGCCTGAGATCGCGTGCGAGCCGACCTACATGATGAGCGCGGTCGCGATGGTGCGCGCGGGACTCGGCGTGACCATCCTGCCGGCATCGGCCCGCGAGGTCAGAGCGGAACCTGAACTGATAGTCCGCCCAGTCGACGATCCCGCATTCACCCGCCCCATCGCCCTCATCAAGAAGCGCGGCAAGACCCTGCCGCCTGTCACGGAAACCTTCGTTGCCGTGTTGATCGACAAGCTCGGCAAGATTTCAACGTCCGGGCAAGCTTGA
- a CDS encoding MFS transporter gives MTSALTTAVDPLESAVSKVKRHVLPLFLIMFIANYIDRVNIGFVNAHMQTDLGIGAAAYGLGSGLFFVGYALFEVPSNVLMQKYGARAWLTRIMGTWGLVAAAMAFVWNDTSFYVLRFLLGIAEAGFFPGVVFYFTQWLPQKERGKAVAVFLSGSALASVLSGPITGSLLSIRGLGLQGWQWMFLIEGGFSIMLCGVSWLLLKSRVRDATWLTTEEQSVLESAIAAEQAEREAHGGAHLPAMKLLKDPQILLFCFLYFAIQLTIYAATFWLPTIIRKMGGLSDFEVGMFNTIPWLIAMVAMYCFALLSAKWRFQQAWLAVALVIAACGLFASTSSDPVLSFVAICFSAIGFKAASSLFWPIPQGYLDARVAAAVIALINSVGNLGGFFAPATFGYLQQHTGSITGGLYALGVASLIAAAAGFLTRNRRVNREALPESLHSKAH, from the coding sequence TTGACATCTGCTCTCACCACGGCCGTCGACCCGCTCGAGTCCGCGGTTTCGAAGGTCAAGCGGCACGTGCTGCCGCTTTTTCTGATCATGTTCATCGCGAACTATATCGATCGCGTGAACATCGGCTTCGTCAATGCCCACATGCAGACGGACCTCGGCATCGGCGCGGCCGCTTACGGCCTGGGGAGCGGGTTGTTCTTCGTCGGCTACGCGCTGTTCGAAGTGCCGTCGAACGTGTTGATGCAGAAGTACGGCGCGCGCGCCTGGCTGACGCGCATCATGGGCACCTGGGGGCTGGTCGCGGCCGCCATGGCGTTCGTCTGGAACGACACGTCCTTCTATGTGCTGCGATTCCTGCTCGGCATCGCGGAAGCCGGCTTCTTCCCGGGCGTCGTGTTTTACTTCACCCAATGGCTGCCGCAGAAAGAGCGGGGCAAGGCCGTGGCGGTTTTTCTCTCGGGCTCGGCGCTCGCGTCGGTGCTGTCGGGGCCGATCACCGGCAGCCTGCTGTCGATTCGCGGCCTTGGCTTGCAGGGCTGGCAATGGATGTTTCTCATTGAGGGTGGCTTCTCGATCATGCTGTGCGGTGTCAGCTGGCTGCTGCTGAAGTCGCGCGTTCGCGACGCCACCTGGCTGACAACTGAGGAGCAGAGCGTTCTCGAAAGTGCGATCGCCGCGGAGCAGGCCGAGCGCGAAGCGCACGGCGGCGCGCATCTGCCGGCGATGAAGCTGCTGAAAGACCCGCAGATTCTCCTATTCTGCTTTCTGTACTTTGCGATTCAACTGACCATCTACGCGGCGACGTTCTGGCTCCCGACGATCATTCGAAAAATGGGCGGCCTTTCGGACTTCGAAGTCGGCATGTTCAATACCATCCCATGGCTCATCGCCATGGTCGCGATGTACTGTTTCGCGCTGTTGTCGGCGAAATGGCGTTTCCAGCAGGCGTGGCTGGCGGTGGCGCTCGTCATCGCGGCGTGCGGGCTGTTCGCCTCCACGTCGTCTGATCCGGTGCTGTCTTTCGTCGCCATCTGCTTCTCGGCGATCGGTTTCAAGGCCGCGTCTTCGCTCTTCTGGCCGATTCCGCAGGGTTATCTGGACGCACGTGTGGCCGCCGCCGTCATTGCGCTGATCAACTCGGTCGGCAACCTCGGCGGGTTCTTCGCGCCGGCTACCTTCGGTTATCTGCAACAGCACACCGGTTCGATCACCGGTGGTCTATATGCATTGGGGGTGGCTTCGCTGATCGCGGCGGCGGCCGGCTTCCTGACTCGCAATCGCCGTGTGAACCGCGAAGCGTTGCCGGAGTCTTTGCATAGCAAGGCCCACTGA
- a CDS encoding acyclic terpene utilization AtuA family protein, with the protein MIATPHGRPVRIGAGAGYSGDRIEPAVELAEHGALDYLVFECLAERTIAIAQQARSKDPELGYDPLLETRMAAVLPAAMRAPGSGVRIISNMGAANPLAAAKKTAEIARALGLGGVKIAAVTGDDVLDVVRQGNFRFEESGESVASYSDRLVSANAYLGAAAIVEALAAGAQIVLTGRVADPSLFVAPLIHEFGWRMDDWQTLGQATVTGHLLECAGQITGGYFADPGFKDVPNLARLGFPIAEVAPDGSVVITKLPQAGGRVTEATCKEQLLYEIHDPQRYLQPDVVADFTQVRIAQEAPDRIRVSGGRGTPRTGTLKVSVAYFDGYIGEGQISYGGPGALARARLALDIVRERLALTGVETRELRFDLIGVNALHGEAVAGGCGEPYEVRARVAGRTESLAQAIRIGNEVETLYTNGPAGGGGVTKAAREVVAVQSVLLPREHVKPAFSLVEA; encoded by the coding sequence ATGATAGCGACTCCACATGGACGGCCGGTTCGAATCGGCGCAGGCGCGGGGTATTCCGGCGACCGTATCGAACCCGCGGTCGAACTGGCGGAACACGGCGCGCTCGATTACCTGGTGTTCGAGTGCCTCGCCGAACGCACCATTGCGATCGCGCAGCAGGCGCGCAGCAAGGATCCTGAGCTGGGCTACGACCCGTTGCTCGAAACGCGCATGGCGGCCGTGCTTCCCGCTGCCATGCGTGCTCCGGGAAGTGGCGTGCGGATCATTTCCAACATGGGCGCGGCCAATCCCCTTGCGGCGGCGAAGAAGACTGCCGAGATCGCGCGCGCGCTCGGTCTCGGCGGTGTGAAGATTGCCGCCGTCACCGGCGACGATGTACTCGACGTCGTGCGGCAGGGCAATTTCCGTTTTGAGGAGTCCGGGGAAAGCGTTGCTTCGTACAGCGATCGCCTCGTGTCCGCGAATGCATACCTGGGCGCGGCGGCGATTGTCGAGGCGCTTGCGGCCGGCGCGCAAATCGTCCTGACCGGTCGTGTCGCCGATCCTTCTTTGTTCGTCGCGCCGCTGATCCACGAGTTCGGCTGGCGGATGGACGACTGGCAGACGCTCGGCCAGGCGACCGTGACCGGCCACCTGCTCGAATGCGCGGGACAAATCACCGGCGGGTATTTTGCCGATCCGGGTTTCAAGGACGTTCCCAATCTCGCGAGGCTCGGCTTTCCCATCGCCGAAGTCGCGCCGGACGGCTCGGTGGTCATCACCAAGCTCCCGCAGGCCGGCGGCCGGGTCACCGAGGCGACCTGCAAAGAGCAACTACTGTACGAGATTCACGATCCGCAGCGCTATCTGCAACCGGACGTGGTCGCCGATTTCACGCAGGTGCGCATTGCCCAGGAAGCGCCGGATCGCATTCGCGTGAGCGGCGGGCGCGGCACACCGCGGACCGGTACGTTGAAGGTGTCGGTCGCTTACTTCGACGGCTATATCGGCGAAGGGCAGATTTCATACGGCGGTCCCGGCGCGCTGGCGCGAGCCCGGCTTGCGCTCGATATCGTGCGGGAAAGGCTTGCCCTGACCGGCGTCGAAACGCGTGAATTGCGCTTCGATCTGATCGGCGTGAACGCGCTGCATGGCGAAGCGGTGGCCGGCGGCTGCGGCGAGCCTTATGAGGTGAGAGCGCGCGTCGCGGGGCGCACCGAGTCACTGGCACAAGCGATACGGATCGGCAACGAGGTGGAGACGCTTTACACGAACGGCCCGGCGGGCGGTGGCGGCGTGACTAAAGCGGCGCGCGAAGTCGTCGCGGTGCAATCGGTGTTGTTGCCGCGCGAGCATGTCAAGCCGGCATTCTCGCTGGTGGAGGCGTGA
- a CDS encoding DUF3443 domain-containing protein: MRKIAWVIAAALGLSLAGCGGGGSGSSSSGTSSNTSTNAGGSSSTTSSTTSSSSNVLAVDASAVPTAVGPGNTIAVTVSGTGIHNQPMVSVTICTPGSGAATNCSTIPNVIVDTASFGLRLVRSAIPTTTFNALTAETDQTSGLPLAECALFGSGYAWGSVHLADVALSGETAQSVPIHVIGDSALTVSAPTECQVGRQLATTADLGANGILGIGVSPTDCGTACATTALSQYYYTNAGTATSVPVSGQITNPVTLFGQDSNGVILEMAQVSDSGSATAHGTLVFGIDTQTNNALSGTGATLIGTDANGDFTSSYNGATLRTTFFDSGSTVLFFPDLSIPIDSSSGYYIPTVTVGRTSTLAATSPASVTLGFNIANGTTLNASGNNAFNNLGIYLSRQFDFGMPFFYGRHVYYGISGKASTGGGTGPYVAYVSS; the protein is encoded by the coding sequence GTGCGCAAAATCGCATGGGTGATTGCCGCGGCGCTCGGGCTGAGTCTGGCCGGCTGTGGCGGGGGTGGTAGCGGGAGTAGCAGCAGTGGAACCAGCAGCAACACATCAACAAACGCGGGCGGAAGCTCATCCACGACGTCGAGCACAACGAGTTCTTCGTCCAACGTCCTCGCGGTGGACGCGTCGGCTGTGCCTACCGCGGTCGGCCCCGGCAATACGATCGCGGTGACGGTGAGCGGAACGGGCATCCACAATCAGCCCATGGTCAGCGTCACGATCTGTACCCCGGGATCTGGCGCCGCCACCAACTGCTCGACGATCCCGAACGTGATCGTCGATACCGCCTCGTTCGGGCTGCGCCTGGTTCGCTCAGCGATTCCGACAACCACCTTCAATGCACTCACCGCCGAAACCGATCAGACGAGTGGCCTCCCGCTCGCCGAATGCGCGTTGTTCGGCAGCGGCTATGCATGGGGTTCGGTCCATCTCGCGGACGTTGCGCTTTCGGGTGAGACTGCCCAGAGCGTACCGATCCACGTGATCGGCGATTCGGCGCTGACCGTGAGCGCGCCGACCGAGTGCCAGGTTGGCCGTCAGCTCGCAACCACCGCCGATCTTGGCGCAAACGGTATTCTCGGCATTGGCGTGAGCCCGACAGACTGCGGCACCGCGTGTGCGACTACAGCGCTGTCGCAGTACTACTACACCAACGCCGGCACGGCCACTTCGGTGCCCGTCAGCGGGCAGATCACCAATCCCGTCACCCTGTTCGGGCAGGACAGCAACGGCGTGATCCTGGAGATGGCGCAGGTGTCCGACAGCGGCAGCGCGACGGCTCACGGTACGCTCGTGTTCGGCATCGACACGCAGACGAACAATGCGTTGTCAGGCACGGGCGCCACGCTGATCGGGACGGACGCGAACGGCGACTTCACGTCGAGCTACAACGGCGCCACGCTGAGGACGACGTTCTTCGATTCCGGATCGACAGTATTGTTCTTCCCGGACCTGTCGATCCCGATTGACAGCTCGTCCGGATACTACATACCGACGGTGACCGTGGGCCGGACGTCGACGCTGGCGGCAACCAGTCCGGCGAGCGTGACGCTCGGTTTCAATATTGCAAACGGGACGACGTTGAACGCGTCGGGGAATAACGCCTTCAATAACCTCGGTATCTATCTGTCGCGGCAGTTCGACTTCGGCATGCCGTTCTTTTATGGCCGGCACGTGTACTACGGCATTTCGGGCAAGGCGTCCACGGGTGGGGGCACGGGGCCGTACGTAGCATACGTTTCAAGCTGA